The Alicyclobacillus macrosporangiidus CPP55 genome segment CAGGCGTTGTCCGAACGGATGGCGAATCTCCACGAGCAGCGCACCGTGGATATCCCTGGAGATGGTGTGGATCCAGTGGATGTTGACCAGGAAAGACCGGTGGATGCGCAGGAACATCCCTTCAGGCAACTGGGCTTCCAGGGCGCTCAACGTATAGATCGTGGTGAACTTGCCGTGCGGGGTGTACAGCCAGGTCCGTTTGTCGTAGCTCTCGAACCAGGCGATGTCCTCCACCGGAATGGGGCGCCACACCTCGCCATCGCGGCCGACGATCACGCGCCTCGGCGACACCGCCCGCGGATCCTGCTGGGGCAGGATGACGACGAGTGCCGCCCGCCGCCCCTCCGGCGCATGCAGCGGATAGCCCTTACCATGGTAGGGAAGCCCGTAGACCCGCTCGTCCACGTCCGTCTCCACGCGGCGGCCCAACTGCAGCACGTGCGCCGCCACACTGCCCGTGCGCACCGGGTCCCCCGGCTTCAGGCGGATATCCCATTCGCCCGGCTTGTACCGGACATAAGCATCCTCCACCGCCAACGCCACCGACGCGGCCGGCGGGATCCATTCCGCGAGCACCTGTTCAATTTCCGACAAGACTGGCACATCTTGCATGATCGACGCCCCCACCTGCGGGAATCCCCGTCCACCTTCAGTATAGTGGACATCCCACCGGCTGCGAAGCGCCAAGGGATGGATGTCAAGGGCGATCGATCCGCTCGTACACCAAGAACCGGTGCGGATACGGGTTGCGCTCGTCCACCACGCCCTGCCGGGCATCGATCAGCTTGAACGCCGACGGGTCCCAGGCCGGGAAGAAGGTGTCGCCGTCGACATCGAGATCGATCTCGGTGATATACAACCGCCCCGCCCTCGGCAAGAACAGGCGGAACAGCTGCTCGCCGCCGATGATGAACACCTCCTCGCCCGGCCTGGACCCGTCCAGCCCCAGCGCCCGCTCCAGTTCCTCGACCGAGCGCACCACCTCGACGCCATCGGGGTGAAACGCGGGATCGCGCGAGAGCACCACATTGCGCCGATCCGGCAGCGGCCGCCCGATGGATGCGTACGTCCGGCGGCCCATGACCACCGTGTGGCCCAGCGTGAGGCGCTTGAAGTGGCGCAGATCGGCCGGCAGGTGCCAGGGCAGGCGGCCGTCTTTGCCGATCACCCGGCCTCGCGCGTACGCCACCAGCAGGCTCACGACCGGCGCCCGCGCCCCCGCACCCTCGACCGGGTCGGCGCTGGCCGATGTGGCCACGGCACCATCCGCGCCCGCGGCACGCATCGCCCCGTGCCCCGCATCACGGCCCTCGGCGCGCCCCTCAGCAGCACCGGCCGGGCGCACCAACGGATCGAGCCCGCGGTTCACACCGCCACCTCCGCACGGATGGGCGGGTGCGCCTGGTATCCGATGATCTCGATGTCGTCGTAGTCAAATTCGAAGATGGACTTGACCGCCGGGTTCAGGCGCAGCCGCGGCAGCGGGTATGGTTCGCGGCTGAGCAACAGCTTCACCTGCTCCAGGTGGTTGAGGTACAGGTGCGCGTCGCCCAGGGTGTGGATGAACTCGCCGACCTCCAGCCCCGTGACGTGCGCGACCATGTGCGTCAGCAGGGCATAGCTGGCGATGTTGAACGGCACCCCGAGGAACGTGTCCGCGCTGCGCTGGTACAGCTGGCACGACAGGCGCCCGTTTGCCACGTAGAACTGGAACAGCACGTGGCACGGGGGCAGGGCCATCTCGTCCAGCTCCGGCGGGTTCCAGGCGCTGACCACCAGGCGCCGTGAGTTGGGATTGCGCTGGATCTCGTCGATCACCCAGCGGATCTGATCCACTGTCTTCCCGTTTGCCCCGGCGAAGGCACGCCACTGTTTGCCGTAGATGGGACCGAGATCGCCGTCCTCGCGGGCCCACTCGTCCCATATCGTCACCCCGTGTTCCTGCAGATAGCGGACATTGGTGTCGCCGCGCAAAAACCACAGGAGTTCGTAAATGATGGACTTCACGTGCAGCTTCTTGGTCGTGAGGAGCGGAAACCCCTCGCGCAGGTCGAAGCGCATCTGGTGCCCGAACACGCTGAGGGTCCCGACGCCGGTCCGATCCTCCTTGCGCACGCCCTCGCGCAGGATTCGCTCGCACAGATCGTGATACTGGCGCATTCTCGCACCTCCCTCTCGGCCGACGGGCCGGCGACGGCGCGCCGCCCGGTTGTCCACCATGGTACCACAGTGTGGCCTGGAGGTCGCGCGGGCACCCTACGCGCGCTCCCGCAACCAGGTGATGGCCCGCTCCATGACGTGCCGCTTCTTCTCTCCGTGGAAGAGGCGGTGCCCCACGCCGATGAAGGACTCGTACCGTTTGTCCGGCACCGGGAGGCCGTCGAAGAATTGGCGGATGGCGAGCGGATCGACCACCGGATCGTCCTCGCCGCACAGAAACAGCGCGGGTACGCGAAAGTCGAGGGCCCGATCGAGCGCCTGTGCCCCATTGCGCAAAAGTTCCACCAGCCAGCGGGCGGTGTATTCCATGGTGCACAGTCGATCCCGCCGCTCCCCGACACCAGGCACACAGTGACGGAGGTCGGGCAACCAGCGCGTCAGGCGGGGCCAAGCGTCTGGCTGAATCCCGAACCCGGGCGCGCACCGAGCCATCACGCCGGCCAGGTGCCGGAGCGCCCGCGGGATGCGGACCCGGATGCGCAGCGCCGGCGCGGACAGCACCGCCCCCTGCACGCGGCCCGGATACTCCTGGGCGTAGCGGATGGCGACGGTCCCGCCCAGGCTGTGGCCCACCAGATATACCGGGAGCCCCTCGTGCACGTGGTGGACCCAGGCGACGACGCCGTCGAGATCGCAGAGGTATTGGCGGAAGGAATCGACGTGCCCGCGGCGTCCGGAGGAGAGGCCGAAGCCGCGCAGATCGATGGCGTAGACTCCCAGACCGGCGGCCGCGCATGCGCGCGCGAACTCGAGGAACTGGCCCGAGTGCTGCCCGGCCCCGTGGATCATGATGAGGATCAACCGCTGCACGGGCGGCAACAGGAAGCGGAAGAAGATGTCGGCATCTCCCACGCGTAGCCGCCTGCCCTGGCTCCAGCACCGCGGTGGCGTGAAGGAGAGGGGACGGTTGGACGCGGTCGCGGGAGCGCCGGCGGGAGCGGGAACCGAGCCAAGGACCGGCACATGGCCTTGTACGGGCGGCCGCTCTTGAAGGAACGTATGGCCTGGAACCTGCGCCGATTCACCTGTGGATCCCTGGCTGACCACCGTCACCCGTTCTTCCACGCATACCCCCGACGTGATCCGCTCCTGGTCGACGTCCATGGCGAAAGCCGTTGCCTCCCTCTCACCGCGCTCATGGCTAGGATGGCGCAAAAATGCCGTCCATACGATTCCCCGGCATCCGCCCCGACATGCGCGTTGACAGGCACGTGGCACAGCGCGGCGGGAGCGCCGCGGTGGAAGCTCGGCGGGAGCAACGCATGGTGGGAGGCGCGCCCGTAGCCCCCAGGGGCAGCAAACCTTAGCCGAAAAATTGGATAAAACCCCCGGGTTTTGCCGTCTCGGGCAGCCAGAAGCGGCAGGTTTAAGACGGATTTCCGTACAAAATGGGCCTCTCGGCAGCTTCTGCGCCGCCCGTTTGTACGAGATCCTTGCTTAACCGCCCCGCCTGAGCAAGGAGCAGCCCCGCAAGCGAGCCACGAAAACGGCAAAATCGGACTACAATCCCAAGCCGGTGACACCGCCGACGCGAGTCCGGCTTCATGGTTCTACGTTGCGGAACTTCGTTCCACAACCACCTTGTCTGGGTATTCCAGAACTTTCTCCCGCCGCCCGCCCGAGCCGGCCAGGCTCCCCGACATCGGGGGACACGCAACGCAGATGCGTTTGCGGCAGCCCATGAGCGGCGGGTTGTTTTGCCGGATATTCGTACTATCTCCCGGGATTCGGGGCCTCAACCCGGGCTGTTCAGGCCGGTTTTACACAAGTTTTCGTACAAAACCAGACACCTGGGCCCTGCAACCGCGCGACATTGTACGGAAACCCGTCTAAACACCCCCGGTTAAACCGTCATCGCCCCGCCAAACGCGCCACGAAAGCGGCAAAATCGGACTATCACCAGCCGCCCGACGTCATTCGTCCCAACCCCGCGACCACCGCGTCCCTGGCCACCCATCCACTATAATGAAAGCAGTACTATCCGCACAGGCGGGCGCCGCCCGCCTGTGGGCGTAGGAGGTGTCCCGATGTCCATGCAATCTCACGAAGCGGTGCGGCAGCCCGAACAGTCCATCCACACCGCGCCCATGCGCATTGGCATCGCCGGCGCCGGCGCCTTCGCCGTGTTTCTGGCCGAGAGCCTCGCGCCCCTGGCCGCGTGCCAGCTCGTGGCCGTGGCCGGGCGGACCCCTGCCAAGCGGCAGGCGGTGTTGAACGCCTGGCGATCCCGCCGGACGCCCACCCTGACCTCTGCCGACCCGGAGCCCAAGGAGTTCGACGAGGCCCGCGATCTCGCGGTCGCCGAGGGGGTGGACGCCGTCCTCATCGCCACCCCGCCCCACCTGCACACGACGCTGGCCGAGGCTGCCATCACCGCAGGCAAGCATGTCCTGCTCGAAAAGCCCGGGGCCCTGCGGGCCGCCGACCTACAGCGCGTCGCTGACATGGCCCGCGACCGGGATCGATCCCTGCTCGTCAACCTGGTCATGCCGCACAGCCCCATCGTGCAGGCCGTCCAGGCCCTGTTGATCGCGGGCGCCTTGGGACCCGCTGACATGGCCGTGATGCACAACCAGGTCCATCGCGTGTCCGATGGCCACTGGTTCTGGGATGGCCAGCAGAGCGGCGGCATCCTGGTGGAACACGGCGTCCACTTCTTCGAGGTGGGCCGGCGCTGGTTCGGCCAGCCCGTCGCGTGGCACGCCGGGGCGGCGGCAACACATGCATCCCGCCTGGCGCAGGTCTCCCAGGCCGACGCCCCGGTGCCGGCCCGGGTGTGGGCGACCGTGATCCACGAGGGCGGAGGATCCCGGGTGCCCGTCCACTACTACCACGGCTTCGTCCGACCCCAGGAGGTGCCGGAGGACACCGCCTGGCAGATCCTGTGCCGTTACGGCCGCGTCAACGTGTATGGGTGGGTGCCGATGCGGCTGGAGATCGAAGGGACCGTGCCCGCGGCGCTGGCCCCCGCCGTGGAGCAGCTCCTCGACGCCTTGCCGCTCGAGCCCTCCATGGAGGCCATGGCCGGCTTCCAGGACGCCGTCCAAGCGCTGGCGCAGGCCGGCGCGGCTGGAGAGCGGCGTGGCGACGAGCAGCGTGGCGATCCTGCCGGCACCACCACCGCGCAAGCCATCACGGCCTCGCAGGCCGGCACCACCGCGCCGCACGCCGGCACGCGCGTCCCCGTGCGGCGTGCCGTGGAGCTGCGCGATCGACAGGGCTGGTACACCGCCCTCGTGCAGGCGCGCTTCCTCGATCTCCTGCAGGCCGCCCGCCAACCTGGCTTCCGCGGCCTTGTCACA includes the following:
- a CDS encoding alpha/beta hydrolase, which gives rise to MDVDQERITSGVCVEERVTVVSQGSTGESAQVPGHTFLQERPPVQGHVPVLGSVPAPAGAPATASNRPLSFTPPRCWSQGRRLRVGDADIFFRFLLPPVQRLILIMIHGAGQHSGQFLEFARACAAAGLGVYAIDLRGFGLSSGRRGHVDSFRQYLCDLDGVVAWVHHVHEGLPVYLVGHSLGGTVAIRYAQEYPGRVQGAVLSAPALRIRVRIPRALRHLAGVMARCAPGFGIQPDAWPRLTRWLPDLRHCVPGVGERRDRLCTMEYTARWLVELLRNGAQALDRALDFRVPALFLCGEDDPVVDPLAIRQFFDGLPVPDKRYESFIGVGHRLFHGEKKRHVMERAITWLRERA
- a CDS encoding dihydrofolate reductase, with the protein product MATSASADPVEGAGARAPVVSLLVAYARGRVIGKDGRLPWHLPADLRHFKRLTLGHTVVMGRRTYASIGRPLPDRRNVVLSRDPAFHPDGVEVVRSVEELERALGLDGSRPGEEVFIIGGEQLFRLFLPRAGRLYITEIDLDVDGDTFFPAWDPSAFKLIDARQGVVDERNPYPHRFLVYERIDRP
- a CDS encoding LytR/AlgR family response regulator transcription factor, with the protein product MQDVPVLSEIEQVLAEWIPPAASVALAVEDAYVRYKPGEWDIRLKPGDPVRTGSVAAHVLQLGRRVETDVDERVYGLPYHGKGYPLHAPEGRRAALVVILPQQDPRAVSPRRVIVGRDGEVWRPIPVEDIAWFESYDKRTWLYTPHGKFTTIYTLSALEAQLPEGMFLRIHRSFLVNIHWIHTISRDIHGALLVEIRHPFGQRLPVAHGCTRRVREVLGF
- a CDS encoding Gfo/Idh/MocA family protein, with translation MSMQSHEAVRQPEQSIHTAPMRIGIAGAGAFAVFLAESLAPLAACQLVAVAGRTPAKRQAVLNAWRSRRTPTLTSADPEPKEFDEARDLAVAEGVDAVLIATPPHLHTTLAEAAITAGKHVLLEKPGALRAADLQRVADMARDRDRSLLVNLVMPHSPIVQAVQALLIAGALGPADMAVMHNQVHRVSDGHWFWDGQQSGGILVEHGVHFFEVGRRWFGQPVAWHAGAAATHASRLAQVSQADAPVPARVWATVIHEGGGSRVPVHYYHGFVRPQEVPEDTAWQILCRYGRVNVYGWVPMRLEIEGTVPAALAPAVEQLLDALPLEPSMEAMAGFQDAVQALAQAGAAGERRGDEQRGDPAGTTTAQAITASQAGTTAPHAGTRVPVRRAVELRDRQGWYTALVQARFLDLLQAARQPGFRGLVTAEDAIADLALAEACTRAYTGA
- a CDS encoding thymidylate synthase yields the protein MRQYHDLCERILREGVRKEDRTGVGTLSVFGHQMRFDLREGFPLLTTKKLHVKSIIYELLWFLRGDTNVRYLQEHGVTIWDEWAREDGDLGPIYGKQWRAFAGANGKTVDQIRWVIDEIQRNPNSRRLVVSAWNPPELDEMALPPCHVLFQFYVANGRLSCQLYQRSADTFLGVPFNIASYALLTHMVAHVTGLEVGEFIHTLGDAHLYLNHLEQVKLLLSREPYPLPRLRLNPAVKSIFEFDYDDIEIIGYQAHPPIRAEVAV